In Streptomyces sannanensis, the DNA window TCCCGTGCCCGAAGGGCTACGGGGGAGGGATGCAGCACCGAATCAACAGCATCTGAACCTGAAAAGGCTCTTTCGTGGCGAACATCAAGTCCCAGATCAAGCGGAACAAGACGAACGAGAAGGCGCGCCTGCGCAACAAGGCCGTCAAGTCCTCGCTCAAGACCGCGATCCGCAAGGCCCGTGAGGCTGTCGCCGCGGGTGACGTCGAGAAGGCCACCGTGGCCGCTCGCGAGGCCGCCCGCAAGCTCGACAAGGCCGTCTCCAAGGGTGTCATCCACAAGAACGCCGCCGCCAACAAGAAGTCGGCGCTGGCCTCCAAGGTTGCCTCCCTGCA includes these proteins:
- the rpsT gene encoding 30S ribosomal protein S20 codes for the protein MANIKSQIKRNKTNEKARLRNKAVKSSLKTAIRKAREAVAAGDVEKATVAAREAARKLDKAVSKGVIHKNAAANKKSALASKVASLQG